In one Rhopalosiphum padi isolate XX-2018 chromosome 3, ASM2088224v1, whole genome shotgun sequence genomic region, the following are encoded:
- the LOC132924486 gene encoding uncharacterized protein LOC132924486, translating into MNNETLLSVLITVACVQQTGTDRSSFCSRHLHRPRHEYHLTKECTTSNMRTVASSNATELESCARLAATKNAFAFTYANFTEGTVSILSSTCNVFDCPEFHPFLLTANASVYDYYSMYSKPLPSENYTCAPGLGVFELVTNHLNFSNAMVACEDVGGHLANVVSDSRTSFLSALVSSDLKNKTINNRKAFIGLFFENDFVTITGEPLSCLPFRAWAPGHPKSGRPKKECVVLTGNRYWETEDCSKKFPYICELVPDGPLSLVERYCAPINNIKRRKNCILRNHKQFEQIEQTKQQCNGIINTNKSVAINDNN; encoded by the exons ATGAATAACGAGACGTTATTGTCCGTCTTGATCACTGTCGCTTGTGTTCAACAGACCGGCACCGACCGGTCGTCGTTCTGCTCGCGGCATTTGCATCGGCCGCGACACGAATACCACCTGACAAAGGAATGCACCACTTCCAATATGCGGACGGTTGCATCGTCGAATGCGACGGAATTGGAGTCTTGCGCTCGATTGGCTGCGACGAAAAACGCTTTCGCATTCACGTACGCTAACTTCACCGAAG gtacagtatCCATATTGAGTTCCACTTGCAATGTTTTTGATTGCCCAGAGTTCCACCCGTTTCTACTCACTGCTAATGCATCGGTGTACGACTATTATAGCATGTACTCAAAACCCTTGC ctAGTGAAAACTATACTTGTGCACCTGGCCTTGGTGTATTCGAATTGGTGACGAATCATTTGAACTTTTCTAACGCAATGGTTGCGTGTGAGGACGTCGGCGGCCATCTTGCAAACGTCGTATCCGATTCTCGAACTTCATTTTTGTCCGCGTTGGTATCGTCAGATTTGAAGAACAAAACTATTAACAACCGCAAAGCGTTTATtggattattttttgaaaacgacTTTGTCACCATCACAG GGGAACCGTTGAGTTGTTTGCCGTTTAGGGCATGGGCGCCAGGTCATCCAAAATCTGGTAGACCGAAGAAAGAGTGCGTGGTTCTCACGGGCAACAGGTATTGGGAAACAGAAGACTGTTCGAAGAAGTTTCCCTACATTTGTGAACTCGTGCCAGATGGTCCACTGAGCCTTGTGGAACGGTACTGCGCGCCTATAAACAACATCA aacgtagaaaaaattgtattttacgtaACCACAAACAATTTGAACAAATAGAGCAAACAAAACAACAATGCAATGGCATTATCAACACAAACAAATCAGTAGCCATAAATGACAACAATTAA
- the LOC132924485 gene encoding long-chain-fatty-acid--CoA ligase 4 isoform X1 — translation MWRMENAYLLSAFKTISFIYDVITYPVYLILQHPWNKKHKSKQMKSDITKFDDHTIIIKTLSKPTSNHLTLVKDKIDTLQKVFQYAVHKYSDSYCLGTRDVLAEEDEVQRNGRIFKKYVMGDYRWMTFTEVDEASDNFGNALISLGQKPKENIAIFAETRAEWMISVQGCFKQNIPVVTLYATLGEEAIAHGLNETEVTIVITSHDLLPKFKKILQLTPRIKTLIYMEDQLAMTNTSGYKEGVEILSFKSILKKGSEYTVTENHLPIKSDIAIVMYTSGSTGAPKGVNLSHTNLISTLKAFTDAIVIDYKKDVFMGYLPLAHVFELLGELACLLCGIRIGYSTPLTMIDTSSKIKRGTKGDAAVLRPTVMTAVPLILDRIYKGINEKVSSGTTLQKTLFKFAFDYKRKWMECGFQTPLLNMFVFKKTSALLGGRIRFILCGGAPLSPETHTLIKICLCEVVQQGYGLTETSSCGSAMSRDDMTTGRVGAPLTVNDFMLVSWEEGSYRITDKPYPRGELIIGGDNISPGYYKNPEKTKEEFFEKDGKWWFKTGDIGQLEADGAIKIIDRKKDLVKLQGGEYVSLGKVESQLKTCPVVDNICVYGNPFHMYTIALVVPNRHHLKDMAKKLNIENVNEISIEELFVNKILKKAVVDELAAHGRKNKLERFEIPTEIIICDDVWTPDNNLVTAAFKIKRREIYDKYKTQIDNLYQY, via the exons tatggAAAATGCTTATTTATTGTCTGCTTTCAAGACAATATCCTTTATATATGATGTCATAACATAtcctgtatatttaatattacaacatcCATGGAATAAGAAGCATAAGTCCAAGCAAATGAAA tcTGATATTACCAAATTTGATGATCacacaataatcattaaaaccTTAAGTAAACCTACATCCAATCATCTTACTCTAGTTAAAGATAAGATAGATACATTACAAAAAGTATTTCAGTATGCTGTACATAAATATAGTGATTCATATTGCCTTGGAACTAGAGATGTACTTGCTGAAGAAGATGAAGTGCAAAGAAATGgaagaattttcaaaaaa tatgtcATGGGAGATTATAGATGGATGACATTTACAGAAGTAGATGAAGCATCTGATAATTTTGGAAATGCTTTAATTTCCTTAGGTCAAAAACCTAAAGAAAACATAGCAATATTCGCTGAAACAAGAGCAGAATGGATGATATCTGTCCAAGGTTGTTTCAAACAAAACATACCTg ttgtaacaTTATATGCCACCCTCGGAGAAGAAGCAATAGCACATGGTTTAAACGAAACTGAAGTAACTATTGTTATTACGTCACATGATCTGttaccaaaatttaaaaaaattttacaactTACTCCTcgaattaaaactttaatctACATGGAAGATCAATTAGCTATGACAAATACCAGTGGCTACAAAGAAGGagttgaaatattatcatttaaatctattttgaaAAAGGGGTCAGAGTATACTGTtacag aaaaccATTTACCAATAAAAAGTGATATTGCAATTGTTATGTATACTAGTGGATCAACTGGCGCTCCTAAAGGTGTTAATTTATCACATACAAATCTTATATCAACGCTCAAAGCTTTTACTGATGCTAttgtaattgattataaaaaagatGTATTCATGGGATATTTACCATTGGCAcatgtttttgaattacttggag aaCTTGCTTGTTTATTATGTGGAATTAGAATTGGATACTCTACACCGTTAACCATGATTGATACGTCTAGTAAAATCAAACGTGGTACAAAAGGTGATGCAGCTGTATTACGACCAACCGTCATGACTGCAGTGCcc cTTATATTAGATCGTATCTACAAAGGCATTAATGAAAAAGTTTCCAGTGGAACGACATTACAAAAGACATTATTCAAATTCGCATTTGATTACAAAAGAAAATGGATGGAATGTGGATTTCAAACTCCACttttaaacat gtttgtatttaaaaaaacaagtgCATTGTTGGGAGGTCGTATACGTTTCATTCTATGTGGAGGAGCTCCTCTGTCACCAGAAACTCATACTCTTATCAAAATTTGTCTATGTGAAGTTGTTCAACAAGGTTATGGATTAACTGAAACAAGTTCATGTGGATCTGCAATGAGCC gagATGATATGACAACGGGTCGTGTAGGAGCTCCACTAACAGTTAATGATTTCATGTTAGTTAGTTGGGAAGAAGGTAGCTATAGGATAACAGATAAACCATATCCAAGAGGCGAACTTATCATTG GCGGAGACAACATATCACctggatattataaaaatcctgAAAAAACAAAAGAAGAATTTTTTGAAAAAGATGGCAAGTGGTGGTTTAAAACAGGTGACATTGGTCAGCTGGAAGCAGACggtgctattaaaataattg ATCGTAAAAAAGATTTAGTAAAATTGCAAGGTGGCGAGTATGTGTCTCTTGGTAAGGTTGAATCACAACTTAAAACCTGTCCAGTTGTTgataatatatgtgtttatgGAAATCCATTTCATATGTATACGATTGCGTTAGTTGTTCCCAACAGACATCACTTGAAAGATATggctaaaaaattgaatattgaaaatgtaaatgaaATTAGTATTGAAGAGTTGTTTGTGAATAAGATATTGAAGAAAGCAGTTGTCGATGAGTTAGCTGCCCATGGTAGAAAAA ATAAACTTGAAAGGTTTGAAATACCtacagaaattataatatgtgatgatGTATGGACACCGGACAATAATCTAGTGACAGCTGCGTTCAAAATCAAAAGAAgagaaatatatgataaatataaaacccaaattgataatttgtatcaatattga
- the LOC132924485 gene encoding long-chain-fatty-acid--CoA ligase 4 isoform X2 has product MENAYLLSAFKTISFIYDVITYPVYLILQHPWNKKHKSKQMKSDITKFDDHTIIIKTLSKPTSNHLTLVKDKIDTLQKVFQYAVHKYSDSYCLGTRDVLAEEDEVQRNGRIFKKYVMGDYRWMTFTEVDEASDNFGNALISLGQKPKENIAIFAETRAEWMISVQGCFKQNIPVVTLYATLGEEAIAHGLNETEVTIVITSHDLLPKFKKILQLTPRIKTLIYMEDQLAMTNTSGYKEGVEILSFKSILKKGSEYTVTENHLPIKSDIAIVMYTSGSTGAPKGVNLSHTNLISTLKAFTDAIVIDYKKDVFMGYLPLAHVFELLGELACLLCGIRIGYSTPLTMIDTSSKIKRGTKGDAAVLRPTVMTAVPLILDRIYKGINEKVSSGTTLQKTLFKFAFDYKRKWMECGFQTPLLNMFVFKKTSALLGGRIRFILCGGAPLSPETHTLIKICLCEVVQQGYGLTETSSCGSAMSRDDMTTGRVGAPLTVNDFMLVSWEEGSYRITDKPYPRGELIIGGDNISPGYYKNPEKTKEEFFEKDGKWWFKTGDIGQLEADGAIKIIDRKKDLVKLQGGEYVSLGKVESQLKTCPVVDNICVYGNPFHMYTIALVVPNRHHLKDMAKKLNIENVNEISIEELFVNKILKKAVVDELAAHGRKNKLERFEIPTEIIICDDVWTPDNNLVTAAFKIKRREIYDKYKTQIDNLYQY; this is encoded by the exons atggAAAATGCTTATTTATTGTCTGCTTTCAAGACAATATCCTTTATATATGATGTCATAACATAtcctgtatatttaatattacaacatcCATGGAATAAGAAGCATAAGTCCAAGCAAATGAAA tcTGATATTACCAAATTTGATGATCacacaataatcattaaaaccTTAAGTAAACCTACATCCAATCATCTTACTCTAGTTAAAGATAAGATAGATACATTACAAAAAGTATTTCAGTATGCTGTACATAAATATAGTGATTCATATTGCCTTGGAACTAGAGATGTACTTGCTGAAGAAGATGAAGTGCAAAGAAATGgaagaattttcaaaaaa tatgtcATGGGAGATTATAGATGGATGACATTTACAGAAGTAGATGAAGCATCTGATAATTTTGGAAATGCTTTAATTTCCTTAGGTCAAAAACCTAAAGAAAACATAGCAATATTCGCTGAAACAAGAGCAGAATGGATGATATCTGTCCAAGGTTGTTTCAAACAAAACATACCTg ttgtaacaTTATATGCCACCCTCGGAGAAGAAGCAATAGCACATGGTTTAAACGAAACTGAAGTAACTATTGTTATTACGTCACATGATCTGttaccaaaatttaaaaaaattttacaactTACTCCTcgaattaaaactttaatctACATGGAAGATCAATTAGCTATGACAAATACCAGTGGCTACAAAGAAGGagttgaaatattatcatttaaatctattttgaaAAAGGGGTCAGAGTATACTGTtacag aaaaccATTTACCAATAAAAAGTGATATTGCAATTGTTATGTATACTAGTGGATCAACTGGCGCTCCTAAAGGTGTTAATTTATCACATACAAATCTTATATCAACGCTCAAAGCTTTTACTGATGCTAttgtaattgattataaaaaagatGTATTCATGGGATATTTACCATTGGCAcatgtttttgaattacttggag aaCTTGCTTGTTTATTATGTGGAATTAGAATTGGATACTCTACACCGTTAACCATGATTGATACGTCTAGTAAAATCAAACGTGGTACAAAAGGTGATGCAGCTGTATTACGACCAACCGTCATGACTGCAGTGCcc cTTATATTAGATCGTATCTACAAAGGCATTAATGAAAAAGTTTCCAGTGGAACGACATTACAAAAGACATTATTCAAATTCGCATTTGATTACAAAAGAAAATGGATGGAATGTGGATTTCAAACTCCACttttaaacat gtttgtatttaaaaaaacaagtgCATTGTTGGGAGGTCGTATACGTTTCATTCTATGTGGAGGAGCTCCTCTGTCACCAGAAACTCATACTCTTATCAAAATTTGTCTATGTGAAGTTGTTCAACAAGGTTATGGATTAACTGAAACAAGTTCATGTGGATCTGCAATGAGCC gagATGATATGACAACGGGTCGTGTAGGAGCTCCACTAACAGTTAATGATTTCATGTTAGTTAGTTGGGAAGAAGGTAGCTATAGGATAACAGATAAACCATATCCAAGAGGCGAACTTATCATTG GCGGAGACAACATATCACctggatattataaaaatcctgAAAAAACAAAAGAAGAATTTTTTGAAAAAGATGGCAAGTGGTGGTTTAAAACAGGTGACATTGGTCAGCTGGAAGCAGACggtgctattaaaataattg ATCGTAAAAAAGATTTAGTAAAATTGCAAGGTGGCGAGTATGTGTCTCTTGGTAAGGTTGAATCACAACTTAAAACCTGTCCAGTTGTTgataatatatgtgtttatgGAAATCCATTTCATATGTATACGATTGCGTTAGTTGTTCCCAACAGACATCACTTGAAAGATATggctaaaaaattgaatattgaaaatgtaaatgaaATTAGTATTGAAGAGTTGTTTGTGAATAAGATATTGAAGAAAGCAGTTGTCGATGAGTTAGCTGCCCATGGTAGAAAAA ATAAACTTGAAAGGTTTGAAATACCtacagaaattataatatgtgatgatGTATGGACACCGGACAATAATCTAGTGACAGCTGCGTTCAAAATCAAAAGAAgagaaatatatgataaatataaaacccaaattgataatttgtatcaatattga